The segment TGGGATAATCTTTTCTTATTACCATTTAGAAAAATATGAACTTTTCCTTGAAGAAGGAAGAAAATTTATCAAAGAGTTTAAAGAGCATTCCCTAAGTAAAAACCTTCAGTATCAGATAGGAGAGTATTATTATTCGAAAAAGGATTTGAACAGGGCTCTTGAATCGTATAGTTATATTCTAAATTATCATCCTTCTCATGAGATGGCAGATGGTTCTTTATTCAGGATAGGGCAGATAAATCTTTTAAAGAAAGATTATTATAAGGCGGCTGTCTTTTTTAAAAAGTTATTTATCTCTTATCCAAAGAGCACCTATCTCCCTGATGCCCAGTTTTTATTAGGCGATTCTTTCTTTTATATGAAGGACTACAAAAGGGCCCTTAAAGAGTATGATAAGTTTATCAATACTTATTCAGAAAGCTCTCTCATTCCAGAAGCCTTATTTAATTCTGGACTGATTCTATCTCAAAATATGAATGATCAGAATAAGGCAGAATTTTATTTTAAGAAAATTGTAGAACAATACCCAAATGATTCTTTAAAATTTGATGCAAGTCTAGAGCTGGGTCTAATATATAAGAGAATTAAAAAAAATGAAGACGCCGTAAGATATTTAAAAGAGGCTTCACTCTCAAAAAATGATATAATTGCTGCAAAGGCCCATCTCAATTTAGGGGATGTTTATAACTCAAAAGGAAATCTTGAAAAGAGTATTAGTCATTATTTAAAGGTTTTTTATTTATTCTCAATACAGAAGGATTTAGCCCATCTTGCCTTGATAAAGGCTGGTGATAATTATAAGAAGCTAGGGAGATACAAAGAAGCCCTAACCCTTTATAAAAAGGGAATTGAAAATTCAAAAAGCGAAGAAGATCGAAGATATCTGGGGGACAAAATAAAGGATATTGAAAAAAAGATTGAAAGCAAGAGATCGAAAGATGAAAAGCAATGAAAATATAAACTTTTAGTGGAGGGGTTTTTATGATCGATGTAATTTTAAAAGGAGGGATTTTGATGATTCCTATCCTTTTGTGTTCTGTATTGGCATTAGGGATCGTCATAGAAAAATTAATTACCCTAAGGAGGAAAAGGGTCATCCCGTATGAGGTTTTGAAAAAAGTGGAAGGTCTTCTTAGGGAAAAAAATATCTCTGATGCAACATCCCTTTGTAAAAAGAATCAGTCAGTCATGACAAGAATCCTCTTAGCTGCTATTCTCCATCAGGTTAAAAATAGGGCTGAGATTAAGGAGATTATTGAAGACGCGGGGAGGCACGAGGTCCCTATCTTAGAGAGATATACTACTTCTCTTGGGACAATTGCAAGCATATCCCCTTTATTAGGGCTACTGGGCACGGTTACAGGGATGATCAAGGTTTTTACTGTCATAGCTTTTGAAGGGGTTGGTCATCCCATGGCATTAGCTGGAGGAATATCAGAGGCCCTTATAACAACTGCGGCAGGATTAGTGGTGGCCATTCCTACCCTCATCTTTTATAATTATTTTATTTCTAAAAGCGAGTCCTTAATCGTTGAAATGGAAAAGAATTCCTTAAGGATACTGAGTATATTAAAAAGAGATTAGAGGAAAGAGAAGTGAAATTTAGTATTAAAAAACGAATAAAACCCAGTTTAAATATAACACCCCTTATTGATGTAGTTCTTCTACTTCTTATATTCTTTATGATTTCTACTACTTTTGTTGTTCAGCCAGGAATTAATGTAAACTTACCCCAGACCGTTACCTCTGAGAAACAGATAAGAAAAGATATTGTGATAATCATCACAAAAGATAATACAATTTATATCAATGAAAAAAAGATAGATTTAAGAGATGTATTAAAAGAATTTAAGGCTGAACATGAAAAAAATAGGGATGCCCTCCTCATTATAAAGGCAGATAAGAAAGTCTCTCACGGCGAAGTCGTTAATATAATGGATCTAGCGAAACAGGCTGGAATATCCAGCATGGCAATCGCCACCATTCCTAAGGAGTTTTAAAATAGAGGGATTTATGAATAAGGAGTTAAATTTAGGTATTTTTATCTCTCTTCTTATCCATATTTTTGTTGTGATTCTTTTTCCAGGATTTTTAAGACCGGTTATCAATAAGATCAATTATATAGAGATTGAATTTATTCCAAGCGAGGAAATCTTTTCCTTAAAAAGAGATAAAAAAGATTACATAAAAGGCCCCAAAACCGATTTGAAACCCCTCATTCAAAAGGCAGAAGAGCTAGGTTCTAAAAGAATGATGAGGAGTTTTACAAAGCTGAAACTCCCTGCTATCTCATCAAGAGAAAAAAATCAGATCAGAGTTAAGGAATATGAAACGCAAAAAAAGAGAATAAGTAAGATTCTTGAAGAATTATCGTATAAAACAAATATGTTGGATAAAGGTATTTCGTCCTTAGAAGGTTTTCCAGATAAAGAGATGAGGAAGGTTCCCACTGGTTTGTTTAACAAGGAAGAGCTTGCTAAAAGGGAACTCCTAACCGAAGAGATCGATAAGAAATCTATAGAAGAAAAAGAGATTGAGCCCATTTATGAAAAGATAAAAGGACCCGTAGCAAAGAGAAGAAGGGTTGTTTATAAACCTCCTCTTCCCACAGATTCAGAGGCTGAAGGAGAGATTGAGCTAAAATTTTGGGTTCTTCCTGATGGAACAGTTGGAAGAATCGTCGCACTGAAAAAGGGGAATCCCCAATTAGAAGATGAGGCGATAAGATATCTTAAGAAGTGGAAATTTAATCCCTTATCAAATAAAACAGAAAAGGAAGAATGGGGCATCATACCCCTTCGGTTTATCTTAAAGTAGTTTTTATTTCTTTTTCCTGAGTATAATGATCTCTACTCTTCTATTCTTTGCCCGATTTTCAGGAATTTGAGGGAAGCGGGGCTTGTATTCAGCATAACCAGCGGCAGAAAGACGCTGAGGAGGAATGTTTTCCTCCTCTATAAAGAATCTTACCACACTCGATGCTCTCCCTGTGGAGAGCTCCCAGTTTGAAGGATACCTTGGAGTATTTATCGGGACATCGTCTGTATGTCCTTCAACGAGTATATTATAAGGTACCGTCTTCAGAAGGGCTGACAACTTTCTTAAAAAAAGAACCCCTTTTCCAAGGATGTCTGCCTCCCCTGATTTAAAAAATGTCTCTCCAGGAGCAGAGAGTACCGCGCCTCTATGGTCTATAGTGATATCCAGAGCTTCTTCAAGGTTTTGCTCAGCAATGGCTTCCTTAATCTTCTTAGCCAATGTATTCAAATCGATCAAATCGGTTTTAATACCCAGAGTGGCTAACTCACTATCCTTGCCATGTGAACCTAACTCTCCCTCTAAACTTCCTCCAAGTGAATCGCTTAGTTCGGTTGCAATCTCAGAATACTTTGCAGTATCTATCTCAGAGATACCAACTAATAAGATAAAGAAAGTAAGGATGACGGCAAGCATATCACCCCAGATCACTATCCAAGTAGCACCCTCATCATCACGATTCGATTTTATTAAAAATGGTCTCATTTATTTATCCCTCTCACTGGGGATTCTGTTCTTTTTCCATCTTTTTATACTTTTTTTGGAAAATCTTGTAATAGGATGTTCTTAAGTCTGGTGGGAGGAACGAGTTTAGTTTTTGCTCTATAATTCTGGGATTTGTACCCGATTGTATCATGAGAACTCCTTCAATGATTATCTGAGCTTGCAGGATTTCTTCTTCAGTCCTTGATCTCAATTTTTCTGCTACGGGAAGTAAAAAGAGATTTGCCATCATCGCTCCGTAAAAAGTCGTGACTAAGGCTACTGCCATGCCTGGACCTAATGTGTTGATATCGCCAGAACCTAGCCCCCTTAACATTGCGATAAGCCCTATCAGGGTTCCTATGAGTCCAAATGCAGGGGCGAACTTCCCAGCAGTACGGAATATATTTTCTCCGGCATAGTGTCTTGAATTGAGAAAACCTAAATCCGTTTCTAATACATCTCTTATCATCTCAGGGGTTTCTCCATCAACAATCATCTCAATCCCTTTTCTCAAAAATCTGTTGGGTATCTTTTTTGCTTCATCATCTAAGCTCAATAAAGACTCTTTTCTCGCCTTAAAAGCAAGATTGACTATCCTTCGGATATATGCTGAAGGTTTTTGAATATCCTTTCTAAATACATTAATTAAGATCTTAATCACACTCAATATTCTCGGAAAGGGAAAGCTGATAAGGGTTGCTGCTAATGTTCCTCCCATTGTAATCATGAGGGCGTTTTTATTAATGAAAACCATGAATCCCCCCTGCTGAAAGATAGCAATAAAAAGGAGGGCGCCACCACTTATTATTCCAAAAAAAGTTGTCATATTTTCTTGCCTCTAATTTTCGTCCTTATTTCTTTCTAGATTAATCATTTCTCTTTGTCTTTTAAATGAATAAGATATGACTTTTTCTTTGTCTTCGTCAT is part of the Nitrospinota bacterium genome and harbors:
- a CDS encoding tetratricopeptide repeat protein, which gives rise to GIIFSYYHLEKYELFLEEGRKFIKEFKEHSLSKNLQYQIGEYYYSKKDLNRALESYSYILNYHPSHEMADGSLFRIGQINLLKKDYYKAAVFFKKLFISYPKSTYLPDAQFLLGDSFFYMKDYKRALKEYDKFINTYSESSLIPEALFNSGLILSQNMNDQNKAEFYFKKIVEQYPNDSLKFDASLELGLIYKRIKKNEDAVRYLKEASLSKNDIIAAKAHLNLGDVYNSKGNLEKSISHYLKVFYLFSIQKDLAHLALIKAGDNYKKLGRYKEALTLYKKGIENSKSEEDRRYLGDKIKDIEKKIESKRSKDEKQ
- a CDS encoding MotA/TolQ/ExbB proton channel family protein, with amino-acid sequence MIDVILKGGILMIPILLCSVLALGIVIEKLITLRRKRVIPYEVLKKVEGLLREKNISDATSLCKKNQSVMTRILLAAILHQVKNRAEIKEIIEDAGRHEVPILERYTTSLGTIASISPLLGLLGTVTGMIKVFTVIAFEGVGHPMALAGGISEALITTAAGLVVAIPTLIFYNYFISKSESLIVEMEKNSLRILSILKRD
- a CDS encoding biopolymer transporter ExbD, whose amino-acid sequence is MKFSIKKRIKPSLNITPLIDVVLLLLIFFMISTTFVVQPGINVNLPQTVTSEKQIRKDIVIIITKDNTIYINEKKIDLRDVLKEFKAEHEKNRDALLIIKADKKVSHGEVVNIMDLAKQAGISSMAIATIPKEF
- a CDS encoding TonB family protein, which gives rise to MNKELNLGIFISLLIHIFVVILFPGFLRPVINKINYIEIEFIPSEEIFSLKRDKKDYIKGPKTDLKPLIQKAEELGSKRMMRSFTKLKLPAISSREKNQIRVKEYETQKKRISKILEELSYKTNMLDKGISSLEGFPDKEMRKVPTGLFNKEELAKRELLTEEIDKKSIEEKEIEPIYEKIKGPVAKRRRVVYKPPLPTDSEAEGEIELKFWVLPDGTVGRIVALKKGNPQLEDEAIRYLKKWKFNPLSNKTEKEEWGIIPLRFILK
- a CDS encoding OmpA family protein → MRPFLIKSNRDDEGATWIVIWGDMLAVILTFFILLVGISEIDTAKYSEIATELSDSLGGSLEGELGSHGKDSELATLGIKTDLIDLNTLAKKIKEAIAEQNLEEALDITIDHRGAVLSAPGETFFKSGEADILGKGVLFLRKLSALLKTVPYNILVEGHTDDVPINTPRYPSNWELSTGRASSVVRFFIEEENIPPQRLSAAGYAEYKPRFPQIPENRAKNRRVEIIILRKKK
- a CDS encoding motility protein A; the encoded protein is MTTFFGIISGGALLFIAIFQQGGFMVFINKNALMITMGGTLAATLISFPFPRILSVIKILINVFRKDIQKPSAYIRRIVNLAFKARKESLLSLDDEAKKIPNRFLRKGIEMIVDGETPEMIRDVLETDLGFLNSRHYAGENIFRTAGKFAPAFGLIGTLIGLIAMLRGLGSGDINTLGPGMAVALVTTFYGAMMANLFLLPVAEKLRSRTEEEILQAQIIIEGVLMIQSGTNPRIIEQKLNSFLPPDLRTSYYKIFQKKYKKMEKEQNPQ